A single region of the Nicotiana sylvestris chromosome 6, ASM39365v2, whole genome shotgun sequence genome encodes:
- the LOC138871107 gene encoding uncharacterized protein, with protein sequence MMKILSINVPLLEALEKILGYAKFIKDLVTKKRSMNFETIKVTHQVSAIVHSMAPKLEDPDTFTIPCTIGSVKFAKALCDLGASINLMPNSVFKTLGIGQPRPTSMRLQMVDRTMKRPLGVTEDVLVRVDKFILPVDFVILDCEVDYESMRQPNSNEVCSLVNLVTDVIVEETSVMINVGDILEAVLLNFDDDEMDDNFSYKAFNQRAFYIGVEVIASISLVDSTFTVLQKRKKSIGWTLADIRRISPSFCMHMINLEEGAKPSIEHQRKLNEACKRLSKRRSSSGWMLGLSIQFPIVYGLICFNVSQEGGMTVVTNDKNELIPTRTVTRWRVCMDYCKLNNVTRKDHFPRPFLDQMLDRLAGRAFYCFFDGISATTKFLFLRRIKRKQPLHVHMLLSLSSGCHLVCAMHRHLFKGVRWLSSRTWWNITLKVFMDDFSVVGSSFDDCLDNFDKVLARCEETNLVLNWEKCHFLVKEGIVLGHKISNNGIEDEKAKNEVICKLPPPTSLTTTPIITAPNWIVLFELMCDASDIALGAILGQCINKIFNSVYYASKTMNSSQVKYTIMEKDLLAIVFAIEKFRPYLMGAKVIVHTYHAALHYITSKKDSKARLMRWVLLLQEFDIDIHDRKGNENQLADHFLVWRRRGGCMTALKSMTPSPMSNFGYFNERGVMARGSSKFPCKWYHP encoded by the exons ATGATGAAGATTCTCTCAATCAATGTGCCATTACTTGAAGCCTTGGAGAAAATTCTCGGTTATGCAAAGTTCATTAAGGATCTTGTGACAAAGAAGCGGTCGATGAATTTTGAAACTATCAAagtcactcatcaagtgagtgcaattgtgcattcAATGGCTCCCAAGTTGGAGGATCCTGATACTTTCACGATTCCTTGTACAATTGGAAGTGTCAAGTTTGCaaaagctctttgtgatcttggggcaagtataaatttgatgcccaATTCAGTTTTCAAGAcattgggaattgggcaaccaaggcccacctctatgagattgcaaatggtcgATCGCACTATGAAGAGACCCTTAGGAGTGACTGAGGATGTTttggttcgtgttgataaattcattctccCGGTGGATTTTGTTATTCTagattgtgaggttgattatgAG TCCATGAGGCAACCCAATAGCAATGAGGTGTGCTCTTTAGTGAACTTGGTGACCGATGTGATTGTGGAGGAAACAAGTGTTATGATAAATGTTGGTGATATATTGGAAGCTGtcttgctcaactttgatgatgacgAAATGGAT gacaaCTTCTCCTACAAAGCCTTCAATCAAAGAGCCTTCTATATTGGAGTTGAAGTCATTGCCTCCATATCTTTG gtagattctACATTTAcggtgctacaaaagaggaagaaatccattggatggacattggcggatattcgACGTATAAGCCCCTCATTTTGCATGCACATGATTAACTTGGAGGAAGGTgccaaaccatctattgaacatcaGAGGAAACTCAATGAAGCATgtaagaggttgtcaaaaaggagatcatcaagtggttggatgttggGGTTGTCTATCCAATTTCCGATAGTTTATGGACTTATCTGTTTTAATGTATCCCAAGAAGGGGGCATGACAGTGGTCACCAACgacaagaatgagttgattcctacaagaacggtgaccaggtggagagtgtgtatggactattgTAAGCTTAACAATGTCACAAGGAAGGACCATTTTCCACGTCCTTTcctagatcaaatgcttgatagattggccggtcgtgccttctattgtttctttGATGGTATTTCGGCTACAACTAAATTCTTATTTCTCCGGAGGATCAAGAGAAAACAACCTTTACATGTCCATATGCTACTTTCGCTTTCAAGTGggtgccatttggtttgtgcaatgcaccGGCACCTTTTCAAAGGTGTACGATGGCTATCTTCACGGACATGGTGGAATATTACCTTGaaagttttcatggatgacttctcggtgGTTGGGagttcttttgatgattgtctcgACAACTTTGATAAAGTGTTagcaagatgtgaagaaacaaatttggtgctaaattgggagaaatgtcatttctTGGTcaaggaaggcattgtccttggaCACAAAATCTCTAATAATGGAATTGAAGATGAGAAGGCAAAGAATGAGGTGATTTgtaaacttccacctccaacaTCG TTAACAACAACTCCCATCATCACCGCTCCAAATTGGATTGTTctttttgagctcatgtgcgatgcaagTGACATAGCGTTGGGGGCTATTTTGGGGCAATGCATCAACAAGATTTTTAATtcggtctactatgctagtaagaccatgaatagttCCCAAGTCAAATATACCATTATGGAGAAAGATCTCCTTGCCATTGTGTTTGCTATTGAGAAGTTCCgcccgtatttgatgggtgctAAAGTGATTGTCCACACGTATCATGCGGCACTTCATTATATTACGAGCAAGAAAGATTCCAAagctcggttgatgagatgggtgcttttgttgcaagagtttgacaTTGACATCCATGATAGAAAAGGAAATGAAAATCAATTGGCGGACCACTttctcgtttggaggaggaggggaggttGCATGAcagccttgaaatcaatgactccttccccGATGAGTAACTTTGGATATTTCAATGAAAGAGGTGTCATGGCTCGCGGATCTAGCAAATTTCCTTGTAAGTGGTATCATCCCTGA